In Populus alba chromosome 1, ASM523922v2, whole genome shotgun sequence, a single window of DNA contains:
- the LOC118038624 gene encoding protein MOS2: MKLSFSIPSNSNSQAKKPVSDKDEGQSNDNNTKQYVTEFDPTKTLQSTRTPIIQPIQNEYQPHKKLKNIDLLLHPDPSTDLRFELQTLSSDSPDSMPFGLNLRLPTATATFLTKEARVEDVMLEKLRYDLKRLPEDRGFEEFEEMPVEDFAKALLKGYGWHEGRGVGKNAKEDVKIKQYTKRTDKEGLGFFSASLDSKNSNKNSSNGNGSVKEKESEKNKDGFSVGKEVRVIFGKKENLGLKGTIVEWLGSDSIILIVEKSGESVKVRVSDVAELGSGEEERCLKELKDLKIKEEKKSSDGDREQRPVNKGSVESRESLIIGNGGIVKERGVQWLRSHIRVRIISKDLKGGKLYLKKGEVVDVVGPYKCDVSMDESRELVQSVDQDLLENALPRRGGPVLVLYGKHEGAYGNLVQRDLDREVGVVQDYGSHGLLNVKLEQIAEYVGDPSYIGY; encoded by the coding sequence ATGAAGCTCTCCTTCTCAATTCCATCAAATTCGAATTCGCAGGCAAAAAAACCAGTCTCAGACAAAGACGAAGGCCAATCAAACGATAACAACACCAAACAATATGTCACCGAATTCGATCCCACAAAAACCCTACAAAGCACTCGAACCCCGATTATCCAACCTATACAAAACGAATACCAACCccacaaaaaattgaaaaacatcgATCTCCTTCTCCACCCTGACCCCTCCACCGACCTCCGTTTCGAACTCCAAACCCTCTCCTCCGACTCCCCCGATTCCATGCCATTCGGCCTCAATCTCCGTCTGCCCACCGCCACCGCCACTTTTCTGACCAAAGAAGCTAGAGTTGAGGATGTAATGTTGGAGAAATTGAGGTATGATTTGAAGAGGTTGCCAGAGGATCGAGGGTTTGAGGAGTTTGAAGAAATGCCAGTTGAGGATTTTGCCAAAGCGTTGCTTAAGGGTTATGGCTGGCATGAAGGGAGAGGTGTTGGAAAGAATGCTAAAGAAGATGTTAAAATCAAGCAGTACACTAAAAGAACTGATAAAGAAGGTTTGGGCTTTTTTTCTGCCTCACTTGAttcaaaaaatagtaataaaaatagtagCAATGGTAATGGTAGTGTTAAAGAGAAAGAATCAGAGAAGAATAAAGATGGGTTTTCTGTGGGTAAAGAAGTTAGAGTGATTTTTggtaaaaaggaaaatttgggttTGAAAGGTACGATTGTAGAGTGGCTGGGTTCGGATTCGATTATTTTGATTGTAGAAAAGAGCGGGGAGAGTGTGAAAGTTCGGGTTTCTGATGTTGCGGAATTGGGGTCGGGAGAAGAGGAGAGGTGTTTGAAGGAATTGAAGGATTTAAAGatcaaagaagagaagaaatcgAGTGACGGGGATAGGGAACAACGGCCAGTTAATAAGGGGAGTGTGGAGAGTAGAGAAAGTTTGATAATTGGGAATGGTGGCATTGTTAAAGAGAGAGGAGTTCAGTGGCTTAGGAGTCATATTCGGGTTAGGATAATTAGTAAGGACTTGAAAGGGGGTAAATTGTATTTGAAGAAAGGAGAGGTGGTGGATGTGGTTGGGCCTTACAAGTGTGATGTAAGTATGGATGAAAGTAGGGAGTTGGTGCAAAGTGTAGATCAGGATCTTCTTGAGAATGCATTGCCACGTCGTGGGGGTCCAGTTCTTGTTCTTTATGGGAAGCATGAGGGAGCTTATGGGAATTTGGTTCAAAGGGACTTGGACAGAGAGGTTGGGGTTGTGCAGGATTATGGTAGCCATGGGTTGCTTAATGTCAAACTCGAGCAAATTGCAGAATATGTTGGAGATCCCAGCTACATTGGCTATTGA
- the LOC118038621 gene encoding trihelix transcription factor GT-3b: protein MMFSGGGEGDGLGRINMMPTAAMLSPTAEISPRGPPQQQPQWGLQETKEFIGIRAELEKDFTVTKRNKTLWEIVSAKMREKGYRRTPEQCKCKWKNLVNRYKGKETSDPETGRQCPFFEELHAVFTERAKNMQRLLLESEAGSTQSRKKMKRTSGDRSSDEFSEEEDEDEDDSEEEKPVRSNSRKRKVEKIIAEKSPRASSSTVGGIQEMLKEFLQQQQKMEMQWREMMERRSHERQMFEQEWRQSMEKLERERLMIEQAWREREEQRRIREESRAERRDALLTTLLNKLIRENNI from the exons ATGATGTTTAGCGGTGGAGGGGAAGGGGACGGGCTAGGGCGGATAAATATGATGCCAACGGCGGCGATGCTAAGTCCAACGGCGGAGATCTCGCCGAGGGGTCCACCTCAACAACAACCGCAGTGGGGACTTCAAGAAACGAAGGAGTTTATTGGGATTAGAGCGGAGTTGGAGAAGGATTTTACTGTGACGAAGAGGAACAAGACTTTATGGGAGATAGTGAGTGCTAAAATGAGAGAGAAGGGTTACCGAAGGACACCCGAACAGTGTAAGTGCAAGTGGAAAAACCTCGTCAATCGTTACAAG GGAAAGGAGACATCTGATCCTGAGACTGGCCGGCAATGCCCGTTCTTTGAGGAACTGCATGCAGTGTTCACTGAAAGAGCTAAGAACATGCAGCGACTACTTCTTGAATCTGAGGCAGGTTCTACTCAGTCAaggaaaaagatgaaaagaacTAGTGGAGATAGATCCTCGGATGAATTctcagaagaagaagatgaggatgaAGATGATAGTGAGGAGGAGAAGCCAGTCAGAAGCAATTCTAGGAAGAGGAAGGTTGAAAAAATTATAGCGGAGAAGTCTCCAAGAGCAAGCAGTAGTACTGTTGGTGGCATTCAAGAAATGCTCAAGGAGTTCTTGCAGCAGCAACAGAAGATGGAGATGCAGTGGAGAGAGATGATGGAAAGGCGTTCTCATGAGCGGCAGATGTTTGAGCAGGAATGGCGACAGTCAATGGAGAAGCTCGAGAGGGAGAGATTAATGATTGAGCAGGCGTGGAGGGAGAGAGAAGAACAGAGGAGGATAAGAGAAGAGAGCAGGGCTGAGCGTAGAGATGCCCTGCTGACAACCCTTTTGAACAAACTCATCcgtgaaaataatatataa
- the LOC118038622 gene encoding phytochrome-interacting ankyrin-repeat protein 2: MPQEDCVAVSLRRNLSRRRSFRSVGGVGRDDRGWTSLHIGARKGDLKQVKHLLDEGMDVNVPAWGPKSKGLTALHLAAQGGHLEIMDELLARGANIDARTLGACGWTPLHRAAKERKKEAVKFLIENGAFLPDDMNDCRFNPPLHYCTGLEWAYEEMKRHSRENFSSGEASYSSES, encoded by the exons atgccACAGGAAGATTGTGTTGCTGTTTCGTTGAGGCGTAACTTGTCGAGAAGACGGTCGTTTAGGTCAGTTGGGGGTGTTGGCAGAGATGATAGAGGTTGGACTTCGCTTCATATTGGTGCTAGAAAAGGTGATCTCAAACAG GTGAAACATTTACTCGATGAAGGAATGGATGTTAATGTGCCTGCATGGGGCCCAAAATCAAAAGGCCTGACCGCGCTCCATCTTGCTGCTCAGGGTGGTCACCTTGAGATTATGGATGAATTGCTCGCACGTGGTGCTAATATTGATGCTAGAACCCTGGGTGCCTGTGGTT GGACACCACTTCACCGTGCTGCaaaggaaaggaagaaagaagCAGTCAAATTTCTAATAGAGAACGGTGCATTCTTGCCAGATGATATGAATGATTGCAGATTTAACCCGCCACTCCATTACTGCACCGGTCTTGAATGGGCATATGAGGAGATGAAGCGTCATTCGAGAGAGAATTTTTCATCAGGCGAAGCATCCTACAGCTCTGAAAGCTAA